Within the Oncorhynchus clarkii lewisi isolate Uvic-CL-2024 chromosome 2, UVic_Ocla_1.0, whole genome shotgun sequence genome, the region AATGGGCCCTGTGTCTCAACCAATTGCCAATGTAGACTAAATATCCCAATATcccaatatatttttattttgcaAAGGTAGCAACAGCCAAAATAGTCCGTATGCTGACAGAGCTTAAATGCTCCAAAGCCACAGGCCTGGATAATATTCCTGCAAGGTTTCTAATAGATTCTGCTGAGCAAATTGGCCCTTGTATTACGCATATTGTTAATCTCTCTCTTGAACAAGGCACAAAGTCTGACCCTGGGAATTATAGGCCAGTATCTATGCTCTGTGTAATATCAAAGATCCTGGAGAGAATTGTTCATGAGCAAATGTATGAATATGTTAAAACAAACAGGGTCTAATTAATGTATGATTTTCAGTTGGGTTTTAGAAAAACATACTCCACTGATTCATGTCTACTTTACTTGACTGACTTCATCAGGAAAGAGATTGACGAGGGAAATCTCTGTGGAATGGTACTGCTTGACCTACAGAAGGCCTTTGATACAGTTAACCACTGTCTCCTAATCTCCAAACTGGAGGCACTGGGGTTAAGCAGTATCCCTCTAGGTTGGGTAAAGTCCTATTTATCAGGAAGGGAGCAAGTAGTAGAGGTTAGTTGTTCACTGTCTCAGGAAAAAACAATGAGTTGTGGCGTTCCGCAGGGTAGCGTGCTCGGGCCCCTACTGTTTTTATTGTATATTAACGATATGAAAAATGCTTGTTCTTGCCGTCTTTTCTTTATGCGGACGACTCTACACTTCTGGTGTCTCACAAAAGTAAAACTATGTTGGAGAGCATACTTAGCACAGAGCTTACTAACATTAGCATTGGAGATAATAAGCTATCTCTGCACTTAGGGAAAACTGAAGCAATTATTTTTGGATCCAGACCTAGATTGTGTAGGTGGTCTGAAATCAGAGTGGAATTGACTACTAAAACCTATGTTAGCTACTTGGGATGTATCCTTGATGGAAGCTTTGGAGGTGTGAGCATGGCCAAAAATGTGCTAGGGAAGGTTAATGCCAGGATTAAGTTTTTGGCTAGAAAGTCCAAGCTGCTTGATAAGGACTCCATGAATGAGTTAGTCACAGCCCTCATTCAATGCCATCTTGACTATGCTAGTAGTTCCTGGTTTGGGGCTTATCTAAAGTTATGAAGGGTAAGCTCCAGATAGCCCAGAATAAGTTGATCAGGGTAGTATTGAAGGTGAGTCCACGTACTCACATAGGGAGGAGCTGCTTTCAGGAAGtaaactggctgcctgttgaggctagggtgtcccagattagactaggagtatttatggtcctgCGCCCAGATATCTAACGGATTACTTTTCTCGTGTTggggatgcacacaatcacagcaccagatcaggtgttgctgatgtgtgcttatacaggttcaagagtaatgctgggaaaggtactttcttgtatactggagcctcagaatggaatgagttgcctctgcccataaaaacaacgtcctctctgggcagctttaaaaatatgtttgatgtcttctgtgcccatatgaataacccctatgatgtaactggaatgatgagatagatgttcttcttctctgttcttgTTGTATTATTTTACTGCAATACTGTGTTCGAACTTgtctagccatcttgtctcaagaggaccacaatggaaataagtcccggACTTTGTGTGTTATCCTTAATGATTTtattcatgtgcatgtatggcttttaagttttatgtgtgcttatTTATTAAAATGgtcgaattaataaactaaactaaactaaacaagCAGGGCTACAGCGACTTTCAGAGAGGCTCCTTGGGCTTGCGGTGGCCACTGGTTTGGGAGTCCTCAGCAGAATGGTCTCGTCATAACCAAGTTCTGGGTTCCACTGTACAAGAGGGTCCGTGGAGTTTTATGAACATCCAGGCAGACACACAGTGAATTAGGAATTTTTTttcacgttctgattggccaaagTGATCAAGCCTCCGACGGGTTTACGCAGTGCACACACATAGCCTATAGTTCATCATTCTCACCACcgccagagagaagacaggaaacAAGCAACCATTTAACTATCTCTAGATTGCAAATGTACATACGTATTTATTTGTTTTGTCATTCTATTGTTTTTCATGGAATTTTTGTGGTAATTAAATTGCATTTATTTATAATTTTTGATAATACCTTTCCCAGAAATAGTTTTACCAGATCTGTGCATTCTCAAATTGAAAAGGGTGAGGGAGCGCTGCTCTTCCGCACTCCGACAGCACTACACCCCTGGGTATGAGTTGAGAAACATGCCTATTTTGTAATGACACAATTTAAAAGCTATACTATATTAAGAACAAGTTAATTATCTATATTCTCTGAAAATATTTGTAATATTGAGTTTTGTTTAACGTAATTCATGCTGGGTTTTTGAGCTAGCGCCCAATTGACTCCCATTCACTTCTTGTGGGATTCTACAGAGAATGCACTGCATAGCCAATTGTTAACTTGTTAACGCACGGGCAATGTACACAATGGACGTTAATACGATTCCAAGTTACAATTTATTGCCATCTCCTCAAAAGTGGGGTAGCAGTAAATGTAAAAGTTAACCAACTGAAGTTGAAGAATCCAGCAGTGTTTGTGATGCTCGTTGTTTGGTGCGACGCAGACAGGGTGGCAGGGTGAGTTTTGATGTTGAGCCTTTGCCAGacaaagtgatgttaggatataTAAAGTTATCCTGTACGAGCTTTTGTGGTGATGTCCCATCCTTTCAAGTTGTTGGCATGTGGTAggactaaatatatttaaatagtaGAGTAATGTGGTGCAATTttaactgtatttatttattcacatttttttttttgtgagtgtagtgttagaGATGATagggtatttgtttatttttattttttatagcaAAGTATAAaggtactccagtctagtaggtggcggtcaTGCAAGAatttggatgccaaccgccgttaaacctcaaagaagaagaagaagggttCACGCACCTTTAACGTGTGTTTGCGGACCGCTACAACACCATAGAAGAAGACCTCTTCCGTTTTGTTCAGTTtgggttcctagtgaatacacccaaCTTGTGTCAACATTGggcttttttttaacattttaccTGCAAACCAGCCAAACAAAGACATATTTTCTGACAAGGAAAAAGTGCGTTTTGAGGAGATTCCACGCAATTGTATTGCAAGACTGCTAGATATGCGAGTATGTgcagtttagctagctagctaaactgtCGTTGAATTATTGATGCTAAATCGGGATTTGCTTTGCAAatgtgtttagctagctagctcactatAGAGTCAGCCTTGGCGTATGTTATTTAAAAGTAGACAGATCACTGACTTTTCAAATCAATATCGCTAGTTAATGCTAAACTGCTAGTGTGAGATTACCTACAGGGTAACAGCCAGCTTGTAAGTAATACAAGCTAGCTAACGCGTAATATTTCTAACGGGTTATTAGCCAGTGGCAGCTAACTAGCGATACAATTTAGACTAATGTATTATTGACTAACGTTATAATTGGTAATTATTAGACTTAAATAGGGTAGATCGAGGATGTGATTATGATTTTTTGATAGCGGTACAGGTAGGCCTAAGAGTTTCCCGTTTGTCCGGTACAACTGCAGTCCTTCCGATGAAATTCATACTTTTAATAAACACGTCCAGTCATCAATACTCAACTCTGCGTCGATATAAGAGAACAGAGTTGAGCGTTCCTCAGCTGCTTAAATTCCTGACTTGGAAGACGCAACACGTCTTCTAGACTTCCATGTCTAGTTGCAGGGAGTTCGTTTGAATTGAGAAAATACTCTTATTATTAAATATGTTGCTCCATTTCGTAATCCAACAATGTGTACGCAGCCATCTTTTCTATGTCAAATCTGATCGTTGATCGAGACAGGTTAGTGTCATAACATGCAGCACTTTGGGGTGGGACACCCACCTGTCTCAATCGATGACAGAAGATTTTAAATAGACAAGATGGTGGGGTTTGCATTGTTGGATTACTTAATGGAGCAAAACAATTATTTAATTTAATAACCaagcattttctaaattcaaacaAACCCCCTGTTactagacatggaaatatagaagaTGTGTTGTCTTACAAGTTGGGAATTGAAGTATCGCCACGTAAAAGTTGGTCTCAAATTCTCAGCACTATTATTTATACTACTGTGTAACTGCTGTATGGAAGTGTTCACATATCACCGCTTTTTCAAAGTGTAGCTACTGACAGTTGAGCTAGTCAGACATATTTTAGCTGGTTCTGGACATGGCTAGCTAactgaatatattattataatgtaGGTTAAAGTTTCGAGAGTTCGGGACTTTATAGTTATATCAGCATTTTTGTCAAAATTGAGTTATTGACAtgccttgttctgttcaatgttcgacctatatagtactctaaataccccTAATTAATGTTAAGGTCAAATTAATACAGTATAAAAAATTGCATAAACTGTTGAAACCAAAGATGGATCGGAACGTTAAAGCCAGTTATCTCAATCATgtttttgcagatagaaccttgtAGTCCTAAGCTCTCGCTCCATTTCTGCCGTTGTGATCTAATTATTAGGGACTTTATCATAACAGCCTGATTGAGCATTGTATTGTTTGATTAATGAAGGACTGTGGTAGGTAAATGGATGTAAACTTACAATATGTCAGTGGTGATTATTGTGCTCACTTTCATCCTGTGTCAATCTGTCTGTTCTTAGCTGGCCCCACCAATTCCTACCATCATGCCTGCTCTACTAGAGAGGCCCAAACTGTCCAATGCCATGGCACGCGCCCTGCACAAACACATCATGCGAGAGCGAGACCGCAAGAGACAAGGTAAGAACGAACCCTCTACCCAATGACACTGGTAGTTTGCAAACTCCAACAAAGTTGCAGGTAACACGCTGATATCAGCtcctgagcaaggtagttaacccactgttccccgtattcagaggggttgggttaaatgcagaatccacgtttcagttgaatgcattcagttgtacaactgattaggtatccccctttcctgtTCTGTAACCCTCTCACCCAACCTTGTGTCACAGAGGAGGAAGAAGTAGACAAAATGATGGAGCAGaagcagaaggaggaggaggaaaggaagagaaagaaagaggtggaagagagaatGTCTTTAGATGAGACGAAAGAGCAGGTGAGTTATTGAGCTCTTTAgtgcctcactctctctttcggGGTTCCTCTTACTTAACTCCTCTTTATttttgtccctctttctctcccttagATCATGAAGATGGGGGAGAAGCTACAGGGGCTACAAGAAGAGAAACACCAGCTCTTCCTCCAGTTGAAGAAAGTGCtccatgaggaggagaagagacggaGGAAAGAACAGAGGTAAAGGCTCTGGAGGTCTTGAAAAATCCTTATCCCTAGCATGGTGGTCCCagatctggtcccagatctgttttgcAAACATCTATGGTTGTTGTTGAAAGCACatacatacagcacatacagatCTGGCACCACCAGGCTAACACATTCCCCAGCAACCTACGTATGTTATTGGCGCTTTATATGAAAGTCAGTCCTGTTTGCTGATAAACTAGCATTAACATTGTTACTATACTCACACATTGTGACTATGGACAAGATCTTACTTTCTTTCCCCAATGTTTTCTTGTAGTGACATGACAACCCTGACATCTGCTACGTACCAGCCCAGCATGGCTATCCACTCAGGACAACATCTGCTCAGCATGCAAGGTAATTCACACTGATTGATATAATACAAGCGTAATtgtctatacacacatactgttaGTTGTACTATGCACATtaccagcctccctctctccctctgtgtatcTTTCTCTCCATGTTACCCTCCTCTCTATATCAATGATCAGCAGGTCAAGTGAGTCATGGCCGCTCTGCTGCTCTGCTTGGAGAACGCAGTAAACAGCTCTTCCAGTCCCCTGTCCTTCCTGTGAGTGAGCAGATTTCATAAATACCAGGGTTTCCAGTATTTGGCCTCAAGCCCCTCAGTGTATGTAGCAGGCACTTGTTCCTGTTGATTATAATTAGGACTTCAGTGGCTTGAGGACTGACGAATGGGGACCCAATATGCCCTGATTTTATAAAGTGTTCTATACTTAATTTAGGTCTGGCCTGAATGTAATCTACTAATAGTATATGGAATTTAGTAGACCCTTTTATCCAAGGCGACTTATAGTACATTGAATGTGTGTGAAAACGTCTCCTGTATGTTACTTGACAGGGGCGTCACTACCAGAGCCAGCCAGGGATGAGCTCCGTGGGCTCCGAGCATGGGCAGTattcagccagccaggcagcccaTGGCCCCTACGGCCAGCTCACCCAGGCACAGCACTCCTCTCCCTTCGCCACCAGCCAGCATGTCCCTGTCAGCTACGCCAGCAGCTCGCAGCTCAGAGGTAACCGCTTTCAGTTTAATTGTTATTTGAGAGACATGTTGTCTATGTGACATTGAAAGCCTAATATAATATGTATCTGGTAGCTTGGTCCCAGATCTTTTTGGTCTGGTTTGCCAATTCCTATGGTCATTGTTAAGCCAAACATATTTGACAAACAGATATGGGAGCAGTCAGGTTTGTGTTGTTTTTCAAGGTGACCATGTTGTGGTCATTATGAGAATGAGAAGTTTATTGTgtatgctgtttgtgtgtgtgcttcactCATAAACCGCTCCTTAATGCCGTCCCCGTCCAGGTGCCTCAGCGTTCCAGGCCATGCAGTACCTGCCTCACCAGCAGCAGGGCTACGCTGTACACAGCCACTTTACCTCTCAGCCAGGTACCTtacacctgtgtgtctgtgtctaataATGTCTATAGGTTGTTGTAGGCCTCACACTTGGGATTGTGGCATATTTCATATAAGGTTTATGCGTAATGACACTAGGATGGGTGTGCTGACTTTACTACTCACTTACTACTCTCTTGCTTCACTCAATTTTCTCTGTTCACCATTTTATATTTTTTGTCCCCAGGATTAATCCCCAGTGCTGGGATCCCTCTACAGAAGCAGCTTGAACATGCTAATCAACAATCTGGTTTCACTGACTCTGTAAGTTCATTGGGCCCCAAATCGACTGGCAAAATAGCATGACACAGGATGATATGGTTATATAACAGTGTTATAAACCGTAGTGTTTAAACAATGCATTTAAGAGGTTGATCACAAGCAGTGTACTGTATTTCAGTTTGTGAGCGGGTCATCTGTGGTTATCTTGCACGTAACTGGCCCTTAATCCTTTTCTGCTGTGTTTTTGTGTTGGCTTCAGAGTACTCTACGGCCCATGCACTCTCAGACACTTCATGCCTGTGCTGCAGGCCTGCTGCCTACCCCCTCCCTCGCGGTGCAGATCCCCGCTGCCAAGGTAAAGCCCACCtaccctgggtcatgttcattagggcacgcagcaaaacgttttgcaatgaaaaaccaaaacaagtgtttcttattggaagCATTCAGTTAGTACCTCTCCATTTCACTCCACTTTTTTCAGttttgtgcctaatgaacacaacccagcttTATGCATTGCTCTCTTCCTTCTATGGTATGAAACACACCACAGGGTTACGAAGTCGGTCAGCTTTGTTAATTCATAACCTCATCTTTTCCTCCGCCTCCTGTTCTTTGTGAATAGTCTGGCTTACCGTATGCCCATCCCCCCCGTCCAGCCTCTCCGGGAAGCTTTACCCATGGAACACCTCCACAGCAGGCTCACCCAGTGAGTATCCTATCAGACATCACCCACATCTGAGCAGCACAACCCCTTATATACAGCCTTGGTGCTGCCGGATAGATCAAATGGCCAATGATAATGGCCTCGACGAAATACAATGAATACGTCATGAAAATCAACACCAGTCGTGTAGTGATATGGTTTAGCGTATTCATCACTATTTTAGACTAAAgcaggggtcttcaaccttttcttgCCCAGGCAAACCGGTGACCCATTGCTTGTCTTGTGAATTATGGCAAGGACATGTAATCAACATGttaaaatgaatagatttggtCGATAgcttttcattattttgacctccCCACATTATAATTGGAGAAGTGTGATCTCTAATATAGCCTATTAGTTAGAAAGTTAACTCCAAGCTAGGGCTGGGACGATTATGCAATTTAGTGTAACGATTGTCATGCAAATGACCACAGATgctagctgtgttcgaatacccatactaacatactgtatactacatacctaatgagtatatactacatactatgtactattagttcattttagtatactgtaaacgaacagtatgctttcagttgagcgtactagctCTTTGcatgtctaccggaagttgatgctgttgctagttagcataacaaattactagttagacattttacgacttcgggtgtgttcttaaattcaatctggagttcCAGAGTGCGCTCGTAAATTCAGAACGTTCTccttttgtaaattcagagcggtTTGCTCGGGCTGAGGAGTCGGGTTGATTTGACTGTTCTGACCTTACaaaggcagtcaagcacccaagctaacgttggctagctacttccagacacaaatgagaccattCTGACAATTtcactcgccctagcagagctggttaggcagttttcatgttatccagagcgtttgTGGCTGCGACTGTGCTGCTGTCGacaattgaattacgctttttttgtcgacgtttactgacaccggccatattcaaggggtgttgagcgttcgtaaattcattatTCTGCACTGTCTAgtacactcagatgagagtgctctgaaattggagtagatggccagagcgaatttacgaaagcacccgGA harbors:
- the LOC139368171 gene encoding G protein pathway suppressor 2-like isoform X5; the protein is MRLAPPIPTIMPALLERPKLSNAMARALHKHIMRERDRKRQEEEEVDKMMEQKQKEEEERKRKKEVEERMSLDETKEQIMKMGEKLQGLQEEKHQLFLQLKKVLHEEEKRRRKEQSDMTTLTSATYQPSMAIHSGQHLLSMQAGQVSHGRSAALLGERSKQLFQSPVLPGRHYQSQPGMSSVGSEHGQYSASQAAHGPYGQLTQAQHSSPFATSQHVPVSYASSSQLRGASAFQAMQYLPHQQQGYAVHSHFTSQPGLIPSAGIPLQKQLEHANQQSGFTDSSTLRPMHSQTLHACAAGLLPTPSLAVQIPAAKSGLPYAHPPRPASPGSFTHGTPPQQAHPSHRIGKLDL
- the LOC139368171 gene encoding G protein pathway suppressor 2-like isoform X2 → MRLAPPIPTIMPALLERPKLSNAMARALHKHIMRERDRKRQEEEEVDKMMEQKQKEEEERKRKKEVEERMSLDETKEQIMKMGEKLQGLQEEKHQLFLQLKKVLHEEEKRRRKEQSDMTTLTSATYQPSMAIHSGQHLLSMQGQVSHGRSAALLGERSKQLFQSPVLPGRHYQSQPGMSSVGSEHGQYSASQAAHGPYGQLTQAQHSSPFATSQHVPVSYASSSQLRGASAFQAMQYLPHQQQGYAVHSHFTSQPGLIPSAGIPLQKQLEHANQQSGFTDSSTLRPMHSQTLHACAAGLLPTPSLAVQIPAAKSGLPYAHPPRPASPGSFTHGTPPQQAHPTTFQSSPQPTPRHAYLSHSQSGQRFYHNK
- the LOC139368171 gene encoding G protein pathway suppressor 2-like isoform X1, encoding MRLAPPIPTIMPALLERPKLSNAMARALHKHIMRERDRKRQEEEEVDKMMEQKQKEEEERKRKKEVEERMSLDETKEQIMKMGEKLQGLQEEKHQLFLQLKKVLHEEEKRRRKEQSDMTTLTSATYQPSMAIHSGQHLLSMQAGQVSHGRSAALLGERSKQLFQSPVLPGRHYQSQPGMSSVGSEHGQYSASQAAHGPYGQLTQAQHSSPFATSQHVPVSYASSSQLRGASAFQAMQYLPHQQQGYAVHSHFTSQPGLIPSAGIPLQKQLEHANQQSGFTDSSTLRPMHSQTLHACAAGLLPTPSLAVQIPAAKSGLPYAHPPRPASPGSFTHGTPPQQAHPTTFQSSPQPTPRHAYLSHSQSGQRFYHNK
- the LOC139368171 gene encoding G protein pathway suppressor 2-like isoform X6, with product MPALLERPKLSNAMARALHKHIMRERDRKRQEEEEVDKMMEQKQKEEEERKRKKEVEERMSLDETKEQIMKMGEKLQGLQEEKHQLFLQLKKVLHEEEKRRRKEQSDMTTLTSATYQPSMAIHSGQHLLSMQAGQVSHGRSAALLGERSKQLFQSPVLPGRHYQSQPGMSSVGSEHGQYSASQAAHGPYGQLTQAQHSSPFATSQHVPVSYASSSQLRGASAFQAMQYLPHQQQGYAVHSHFTSQPGLIPSAGIPLQKQLEHANQQSGFTDSSTLRPMHSQTLHACAAGLLPTPSLAVQIPAAKSGLPYAHPPRPASPGSFTHGTPPQQAHPSHRIGKLDL
- the LOC139368171 gene encoding G protein pathway suppressor 2-like isoform X3, with protein sequence MPALLERPKLSNAMARALHKHIMRERDRKRQEEEEVDKMMEQKQKEEEERKRKKEVEERMSLDETKEQIMKMGEKLQGLQEEKHQLFLQLKKVLHEEEKRRRKEQSDMTTLTSATYQPSMAIHSGQHLLSMQAGQVSHGRSAALLGERSKQLFQSPVLPGRHYQSQPGMSSVGSEHGQYSASQAAHGPYGQLTQAQHSSPFATSQHVPVSYASSSQLRGASAFQAMQYLPHQQQGYAVHSHFTSQPGLIPSAGIPLQKQLEHANQQSGFTDSSTLRPMHSQTLHACAAGLLPTPSLAVQIPAAKSGLPYAHPPRPASPGSFTHGTPPQQAHPTTFQSSPQPTPRHAYLSHSQSGQRFYHNK
- the LOC139368171 gene encoding G protein pathway suppressor 2-like isoform X7, with the protein product MPALLERPKLSNAMARALHKHIMRERDRKRQEEEEVDKMMEQKQKEEEERKRKKEVEERMSLDETKEQIMKMGEKLQGLQEEKHQLFLQLKKVLHEEEKRRRKEQSDMTTLTSATYQPSMAIHSGQHLLSMQGQVSHGRSAALLGERSKQLFQSPVLPGRHYQSQPGMSSVGSEHGQYSASQAAHGPYGQLTQAQHSSPFATSQHVPVSYASSSQLRGASAFQAMQYLPHQQQGYAVHSHFTSQPGLIPSAGIPLQKQLEHANQQSGFTDSSTLRPMHSQTLHACAAGLLPTPSLAVQIPAAKSGLPYAHPPRPASPGSFTHGTPPQQAHPSHRIGKLDL
- the LOC139368171 gene encoding G protein pathway suppressor 2-like isoform X4, yielding MPALLERPKLSNAMARALHKHIMRERDRKRQEEEEVDKMMEQKQKEEEERKRKKEVEERMSLDETKEQIMKMGEKLQGLQEEKHQLFLQLKKVLHEEEKRRRKEQSDMTTLTSATYQPSMAIHSGQHLLSMQGQVSHGRSAALLGERSKQLFQSPVLPGRHYQSQPGMSSVGSEHGQYSASQAAHGPYGQLTQAQHSSPFATSQHVPVSYASSSQLRGASAFQAMQYLPHQQQGYAVHSHFTSQPGLIPSAGIPLQKQLEHANQQSGFTDSSTLRPMHSQTLHACAAGLLPTPSLAVQIPAAKSGLPYAHPPRPASPGSFTHGTPPQQAHPTTFQSSPQPTPRHAYLSHSQSGQRFYHNK